A window of the Streptomyces finlayi genome harbors these coding sequences:
- a CDS encoding TSCPD domain-containing protein has protein sequence MARTQRSGEHSLGQVPPRAPRRLKSTTRSFNVGEGKGYLTVACTEEGRPAAVTIFMAKQGSTMAGLMDGFSTTITQGLRHQVPLEVFVREYVSMRFEPAGMTNDPEIKQATSVLDYVGRRLALDYLPYETRVEFGVLTADERAAKELQDSVGDAAWTDMIGLAMSAPTVTSPRRG, from the coding sequence ATGGCACGTACGCAGAGGAGCGGGGAGCACTCCCTTGGACAGGTGCCCCCGCGGGCCCCGAGGCGTCTGAAGTCGACGACGCGGTCGTTCAACGTCGGTGAGGGGAAGGGCTACCTCACGGTCGCCTGCACCGAGGAGGGCCGTCCTGCTGCGGTCACGATCTTCATGGCTAAGCAAGGCTCGACCATGGCGGGTCTGATGGACGGCTTCAGCACGACCATCACCCAGGGCCTGCGGCACCAGGTCCCGCTGGAGGTGTTCGTCCGCGAGTACGTCAGCATGCGATTCGAGCCCGCGGGCATGACCAACGACCCCGAGATCAAGCAGGCCACGTCCGTCCTGGACTACGTCGGCCGGCGCCTGGCGCTCGACTACCTGCCCTATGAGACGCGGGTGGAGTTCGGCGTGCTGACGGCCGATGAACGCGCGGCCAAGGAGCTCCAGGACAGCGTGGGCGACGCGGCGTGGACCGACATGATTGGCCTGGCGATGTCCGCGCCGACCGTCACGAGTCCCCGCCGAGGCTGA
- a CDS encoding B12-binding domain-containing radical SAM protein has protein sequence MGKIVLFAGVDPLATGESDYPWHPLSVLTVGTALRAAGHMPVIIDCQIEPDWRTKLAEEAKDALYVGVSCMTGPSIGNVLDAIGTVREHAPGVPVVWGGYHASLAYRGILRERWVDVVVLGPGEAAAVALAELAEREGGLTDPASLAAIPNLAYRDGRREISLRGAVADRILETPYGALADMSTVPPLDYTLIPVTAYYTDRVRDLSYLTSWGCPHPCGFCSEPKTSLRRWKGLPPKRVVDEVEALWKTYAPDQISLMDPNFSTNTQRVIGIVEEMERRGLCIQLRANMRAKDIVNLAGHIDLERLRKVGFSAIFVGCESGSDRMLKLMTKNATVQHTIDGCRMLSAARIVQLTSWIHDLPQETDEDSDLTFGLVRDLAQLPYNEQKHHFFTPFPATDMYEALFGASEDDGRSQRDWARSDTYSGSAIWSGRPDFRRRVLGRLLELREQHPGVLVRSLPRLMEV, from the coding sequence GTGGGGAAGATCGTCTTGTTCGCCGGCGTGGACCCGCTTGCCACCGGCGAGTCCGACTACCCCTGGCATCCGCTGTCCGTGCTGACGGTCGGCACCGCCTTGCGGGCCGCCGGGCACATGCCGGTGATCATCGACTGCCAGATCGAGCCGGACTGGCGCACGAAGCTGGCGGAGGAGGCCAAGGACGCCCTGTACGTCGGGGTTTCGTGCATGACGGGCCCGAGCATCGGCAACGTGCTGGACGCGATCGGCACGGTACGCGAGCACGCGCCGGGCGTACCTGTGGTGTGGGGCGGCTACCACGCCTCGCTCGCCTACCGGGGGATCCTGCGGGAACGGTGGGTGGACGTGGTCGTTCTGGGACCGGGCGAAGCCGCAGCCGTGGCACTGGCCGAGCTGGCCGAGCGCGAAGGCGGCCTGACCGACCCCGCTTCCCTCGCGGCCATCCCGAATCTGGCCTACCGGGACGGGAGGCGCGAGATCTCGCTGCGCGGCGCGGTGGCGGACCGGATTCTGGAGACCCCGTACGGCGCACTGGCGGACATGAGCACCGTTCCGCCCCTGGACTACACCCTGATTCCGGTCACCGCGTACTACACCGACAGGGTCCGGGATCTGAGCTACCTCACCTCCTGGGGCTGCCCGCATCCCTGCGGGTTCTGCAGCGAGCCCAAGACCAGCCTGCGCCGCTGGAAGGGGCTGCCTCCGAAGCGGGTCGTCGACGAGGTCGAGGCGCTGTGGAAGACCTACGCGCCGGACCAGATCAGCCTGATGGACCCGAACTTCTCCACGAACACCCAGCGGGTGATCGGCATCGTCGAGGAGATGGAGCGCCGCGGCCTGTGCATCCAGCTGCGGGCCAACATGCGGGCCAAGGACATCGTGAACCTCGCCGGGCACATCGACCTCGAACGGCTCCGGAAGGTCGGCTTCAGCGCGATCTTCGTCGGCTGCGAATCGGGGTCCGACCGGATGCTGAAGCTGATGACGAAGAACGCGACGGTCCAGCACACGATCGACGGCTGCCGGATGCTGTCGGCGGCCCGCATCGTCCAGCTCACCAGCTGGATCCACGACCTTCCGCAGGAGACGGACGAGGACAGCGACCTCACGTTCGGTCTCGTCCGGGACCTTGCCCAGCTCCCGTACAACGAGCAGAAGCATCACTTCTTCACGCCGTTCCCGGCCACCGACATGTACGAGGCGCTCTTCGGGGCCAGCGAGGACGACGGGCGGAGTCAGCGTGACTGGGCGCGCAGCGACACCTACTCCGGGAGCGCGATCTGGTCGGGCCGGCCCGACTTCCGCCGCCGGGTGTTGGGGCGGCTCCTGGAGCTCCGCGAACAACACCCCGGCGTCCTCGTCCGGTCGCTGCCCCGCCTCATGGAGGTCTGA
- a CDS encoding ATP-binding protein, with amino-acid sequence MINDIADAAPWGLDAALAVAAALIGRRLARTKRQLREQSATATSQIQSRDAALAELNDTRLPAIVHAISQGEPLPPGRPPLDDFTKHLRTAEEQVVRALAEARDRAGQVSQGTLLAVTRTLQSLVNGQQVAVTDMINRHDSPEVVADLMVFDHTTGQVLRRTQSLAVACGAWPGKQHDPTPAFDVVRGALGRILDYRRVQITQPESNRAVIGRSVEGLVIALAELLENATRYSHPDTVVQVQFQQAHNGLSIVIDDAGVSLPPGARERARHFLSGEHPIDVTRLGDPPKIGFPVIGALARRYGFTASVDTPSPYGGVRAVVYLPSATLTDAVPQPPRTAAAAPPAPPNDQVAAAPVGSTAHGLPKRRRHAPTEAPAAAEPSARIRTPEQAAAPFDAFLRGTQAGRGQSHSTDEGNTLA; translated from the coding sequence ATGATCAACGACATAGCGGATGCGGCTCCATGGGGCCTGGATGCGGCCCTCGCGGTCGCGGCCGCACTGATCGGACGCCGCTTGGCCAGGACCAAGCGACAGTTGCGCGAGCAGAGCGCAACTGCCACTTCGCAGATCCAGTCGCGCGACGCGGCCTTGGCCGAGCTGAACGACACGCGACTGCCGGCGATCGTCCACGCCATCTCCCAGGGCGAGCCCCTTCCCCCCGGGCGGCCTCCGCTCGACGACTTCACCAAGCACCTGCGCACGGCGGAGGAGCAGGTGGTGCGCGCCCTGGCGGAGGCGAGGGATCGCGCCGGCCAGGTGAGTCAGGGAACGCTGCTCGCGGTCACCCGCACCCTCCAGAGCCTGGTGAACGGCCAACAGGTGGCGGTCACGGACATGATCAACCGGCATGATTCCCCGGAGGTCGTCGCCGACTTGATGGTGTTCGACCACACCACGGGGCAGGTCCTGCGGCGCACCCAGTCGCTCGCCGTGGCCTGTGGCGCCTGGCCGGGAAAGCAGCACGACCCCACGCCGGCCTTTGACGTGGTCCGCGGGGCGCTCGGGCGCATCCTCGACTACCGCCGCGTTCAGATCACCCAGCCGGAGAGCAACCGGGCGGTGATCGGCCGCTCGGTCGAAGGTCTCGTGATCGCCCTCGCCGAACTCCTGGAGAACGCCACCCGCTACTCCCACCCCGACACCGTGGTGCAGGTGCAGTTCCAGCAGGCCCACAACGGCCTGTCGATCGTCATCGACGACGCCGGTGTCAGCCTGCCGCCCGGCGCGCGGGAGCGGGCCCGCCACTTCTTGTCCGGCGAGCACCCCATCGACGTCACCCGTCTCGGCGACCCGCCGAAGATCGGGTTCCCCGTCATCGGGGCCCTGGCCAGACGCTACGGCTTCACCGCGTCGGTCGACACCCCGTCCCCGTACGGAGGGGTGCGCGCCGTGGTCTACCTGCCCAGCGCCACGCTCACCGACGCGGTGCCTCAACCACCCCGCACCGCAGCAGCAGCCCCGCCGGCCCCGCCCAACGACCAGGTGGCAGCCGCCCCAGTGGGATCCACGGCTCACGGCCTGCCCAAGCGACGACGTCACGCGCCGACCGAAGCCCCTGCAGCAGCCGAGCCCTCGGCCAGGATCCGAACCCCCGAGCAGGCCGCCGCACCCTTCGACGCCTTCCTGCGCGGCACGCAGGCCGGCCGCGGGCAAAGCCATTCGACCGATGAAGGGAACACCCTCGCATGA
- a CDS encoding roadblock/LC7 domain-containing protein — protein MTDAVKNESRRLAWMLNQILDQPEVYDAMLVSEDGLLRACSEGMNEAAADRVAAALSGVRSTSGATAEFCRSRPNSWQQSLMEFGDGYVIMISAADGTYLAVATSRNADIAVVATTMYTVVGQLGQEMVSAPRQEDGSSA, from the coding sequence ATGACCGACGCCGTGAAGAACGAGAGCAGGCGGCTGGCCTGGATGCTCAACCAGATCCTGGACCAGCCGGAGGTCTACGACGCGATGCTGGTGAGCGAGGACGGCCTGCTCCGAGCCTGTTCGGAGGGGATGAACGAGGCCGCGGCCGACCGGGTGGCCGCAGCCCTTTCCGGGGTCAGGTCCACGAGCGGCGCAACGGCGGAATTCTGCAGGTCGCGCCCCAACTCCTGGCAGCAGAGCCTCATGGAGTTCGGCGACGGCTACGTCATCATGATCAGCGCGGCCGACGGCACCTACCTGGCGGTGGCAACCTCCCGCAACGCGGACATCGCAGTGGTGGCCACCACGATGTACACCGTCGTCGGCCAGCTCGGCCAGGAGATGGTGAGCGCGCCGCGCCAGGAAGACGGCAGCTCGGCATGA
- a CDS encoding DUF742 domain-containing protein: MTPRRTRTDMVRQYVITGGRSAPSRNAPALDVVTLVVSTGDRPLNSLGPELAGIVELCLGGHLSIAEVASRTRLPMTVTKVLVGDLIDSGHVIARRPPPKAALPDHDLMKKVLRGLERL, encoded by the coding sequence ATGACGCCCAGGCGCACGCGCACCGACATGGTGCGGCAGTACGTCATCACGGGAGGCCGCTCCGCGCCGTCCCGAAACGCGCCGGCCCTGGACGTGGTCACCCTCGTGGTCTCCACCGGCGACCGCCCGCTGAACAGCCTCGGGCCGGAGCTGGCGGGCATCGTCGAGCTGTGCCTGGGAGGCCACCTCTCCATCGCCGAGGTGGCCTCCCGAACCCGGCTCCCGATGACGGTCACCAAGGTGCTCGTCGGCGATCTGATCGACTCCGGCCACGTGATCGCGCGGCGCCCGCCGCCCAAAGCAGCCCTGCCCGACCACGACCTCATGAAGAAGGTGCTGCGTGGCCTCGAGCGTCTATGA
- a CDS encoding GTP-binding protein, which translates to MASSVYDGIYVRESVENTAKILVVGPFGVGKTTLIGAVSEITPLRTEEVMTQAGAAVDSLAGIHGKTTTTVALDFGRLTLGDDVALYLFGTPGQARFTHIWNELAKGAYGVLILADCRRLDASFEAMSLVEQRGLPYVVVLNVFSDSPEIPEEELREALDLEPETPLVMCDARNRASVVSALITLVKHLSTRLQESV; encoded by the coding sequence GTGGCCTCGAGCGTCTATGACGGCATCTACGTTCGGGAATCCGTCGAGAACACCGCGAAGATCCTGGTGGTAGGGCCCTTCGGGGTCGGCAAGACCACTCTCATCGGCGCCGTCAGCGAGATCACGCCGCTGCGGACCGAAGAGGTCATGACGCAGGCAGGCGCAGCGGTGGACAGCCTGGCCGGGATCCACGGCAAGACGACGACCACGGTGGCCCTGGACTTCGGACGGCTCACGCTCGGCGACGACGTGGCCCTGTACCTGTTCGGCACGCCGGGCCAGGCACGGTTCACGCACATCTGGAACGAGCTCGCCAAGGGCGCCTACGGGGTCCTGATCCTGGCCGATTGCCGACGACTCGACGCCTCCTTCGAGGCGATGAGCCTGGTCGAGCAGCGCGGACTTCCGTACGTCGTGGTCCTCAACGTCTTCTCCGACTCGCCCGAGATTCCCGAGGAAGAACTGCGCGAGGCCCTCGATCTGGAACCCGAGACGCCGCTGGTTATGTGCGACGCCCGTAACCGGGCTTCCGTCGTCAGCGCACTCATCACCCTCGTCAAGCACTTGAGTACCCGCCTCCAGGAGTCCGTGTGA
- a CDS encoding cytochrome P450, whose translation MTSHPPAHAAVPPPGCPAHQPTAPTGLPALYGPYFAAEPEATYQFLNQQGPASWVELAPGVQSVVVTDYGCALDVLRSPYFSKDARRWEALRQGLVPSDNEVLPMMAWRPSLLFADADRHLRLRQAVDDSLARVDAHQLRGFVQRSAIGLIRQVSAAGRADLVAEYADRLPVLVFTQLFGCPDAWVQDMAAACAQMIDAEPAAAQAGGARLAGLLGQLISAKRERPGADLTSWMLEHPVGLSDEEMVHQLVVLIGAGTVPMTAWISSTLMVMLTDDRFAGDLSGGSLTIGDALNDVLWSKSPMSNFCFHYATSSYRLRDSYGREFDIPPGVPVLISLAAANAQLGAGGSGTTGRRAANHAHLAFSAGPHVCPAQDLSGVIADVAVETLLDQLPDVQLDATALSWRPGPFHRTLTALPVRFPAVPVPTPTPLGAPIWNPQPSGSAPSWTPPAAPSTPRPPASAHRARRPRWRSLVASLRGR comes from the coding sequence GTGACCTCGCACCCGCCCGCCCACGCCGCCGTGCCGCCGCCCGGCTGCCCGGCTCACCAGCCCACTGCGCCCACCGGACTGCCAGCCCTGTACGGGCCGTACTTCGCGGCCGAACCCGAGGCCACCTACCAGTTCCTCAACCAGCAGGGGCCCGCCTCCTGGGTCGAGCTCGCTCCCGGCGTCCAGAGCGTCGTGGTCACGGACTACGGTTGCGCGCTCGATGTTCTGCGCAGCCCCTACTTCAGCAAGGACGCCCGCCGTTGGGAGGCGCTTCGCCAGGGGCTGGTTCCCTCGGACAACGAGGTGCTCCCGATGATGGCGTGGCGCCCGTCCCTGCTCTTCGCCGACGCCGACCGGCACCTGCGGCTGCGCCAGGCCGTCGACGACAGCTTGGCCCGGGTCGACGCACACCAGCTGCGCGGCTTCGTCCAGCGCAGCGCGATCGGCCTGATCCGGCAGGTCTCGGCGGCCGGCAGAGCCGACCTGGTCGCTGAGTACGCCGACCGTCTGCCGGTGCTGGTGTTCACCCAGCTCTTCGGCTGCCCCGATGCGTGGGTGCAGGACATGGCCGCGGCCTGCGCCCAGATGATTGATGCCGAGCCCGCGGCGGCGCAGGCCGGCGGAGCACGCCTGGCCGGTCTCCTGGGCCAGCTGATCTCCGCCAAGCGCGAGCGCCCGGGCGCGGACCTTACATCCTGGATGCTGGAGCACCCGGTCGGACTCAGCGACGAGGAGATGGTCCACCAGCTCGTCGTCCTCATCGGAGCCGGAACGGTCCCAATGACCGCTTGGATCTCCAGCACCCTCATGGTGATGCTCACCGACGACCGATTCGCCGGCGACCTGTCCGGCGGAAGCCTGACCATCGGGGACGCACTCAACGACGTGCTCTGGTCCAAGTCCCCCATGTCGAACTTCTGCTTCCACTACGCGACTTCCTCGTACCGCCTCCGCGACAGCTACGGACGGGAGTTCGACATACCCCCGGGCGTCCCGGTCCTCATCAGCCTCGCCGCGGCCAACGCCCAACTCGGCGCCGGCGGATCAGGAACAACAGGTCGGCGCGCCGCCAACCACGCCCACTTGGCGTTCAGCGCGGGCCCGCACGTCTGCCCGGCACAGGACCTCTCCGGCGTCATTGCCGACGTAGCCGTCGAGACGCTGCTCGACCAGCTGCCCGACGTGCAGCTGGACGCCACGGCACTGTCCTGGCGCCCCGGCCCGTTCCACCGAACCCTCACCGCCCTGCCCGTGCGCTTCCCGGCCGTGCCCGTACCCACACCTACACCCCTTGGAGCCCCGATATGGAACCCGCAGCCCTCCGGCAGTGCCCCGTCCTGGACCCCACCGGCAGCTCCCTCCACGCCGAGGCCGCCAGCCTCCGCGCACAGGGCCCGGCGACCCAGGTGGCGCTCCCTGGTGGCGTCGTTGCGTGGTCGGTGA
- a CDS encoding cytochrome P450 family protein, which translates to MTRFAQIKALTSDRRVSRDPRRHWPALAEISDDWPLSALVLPESAFNSYGPEHRRLRGLISTAFTPRRTEALRPQVQRIVDRLITDLIAVEPGHPVDLRATFAYKVPTEVICDLFGVPSELRPWMRRVIDAALHTAASPEQAQADFLDLRSCMAALIADKRAHLDQDMTSDLITARDAEGQLDEEQLIGTCILMVGAGSETAVNLILKAVHALLSHPDQLALLRIGTVTWGHVIEETLRTEGPIEHMPLRYAVEDIDLGEGVLIKAGDAIILGFGAAGRDPAVHGPDADTFDATRGNKEHVAFGHGPHFCLGAPLARMEADIALRALFETFPNLTLSDPGQVPPHQESFVANGFRELSVRLSPGPAAV; encoded by the coding sequence GTGACCCGCTTCGCCCAGATCAAGGCCCTCACGAGCGACCGCCGAGTGTCCCGTGACCCCCGCCGGCACTGGCCCGCGCTCGCCGAGATATCCGACGACTGGCCGCTGAGCGCCCTGGTTCTGCCGGAGAGCGCCTTCAACTCCTACGGTCCCGAGCACCGGCGCCTTCGCGGCCTCATCTCCACGGCCTTCACCCCGCGGCGGACCGAGGCCCTGCGCCCGCAGGTCCAGCGGATCGTCGACCGGCTGATCACCGACCTCATCGCTGTCGAGCCGGGACATCCCGTCGACCTCCGTGCCACCTTCGCGTACAAGGTGCCCACCGAGGTGATCTGCGATCTGTTCGGCGTTCCGTCCGAGCTACGGCCGTGGATGCGGCGTGTCATCGACGCCGCACTGCACACCGCGGCCAGCCCTGAGCAGGCCCAGGCCGACTTCCTCGACCTCCGATCCTGCATGGCCGCCCTCATCGCCGACAAGCGCGCTCACCTGGACCAGGACATGACCAGCGACCTGATCACCGCCCGAGACGCCGAAGGGCAACTCGACGAGGAACAGCTGATCGGCACCTGCATCCTCATGGTCGGCGCGGGGTCGGAAACGGCTGTCAACCTGATCCTCAAAGCCGTCCACGCTCTCCTCTCCCATCCCGACCAACTCGCTCTGCTCCGCATCGGGACGGTGACCTGGGGCCACGTGATCGAGGAGACTCTGCGCACCGAGGGGCCGATCGAGCACATGCCCCTGCGCTACGCGGTCGAGGACATTGACCTGGGCGAAGGCGTCCTCATCAAGGCGGGGGACGCCATCATCCTCGGCTTCGGTGCTGCCGGCCGGGACCCAGCCGTCCACGGCCCGGACGCCGACACCTTCGACGCCACCCGGGGCAACAAGGAGCACGTGGCCTTCGGCCACGGACCGCACTTCTGCCTCGGTGCCCCGCTAGCGCGTATGGAGGCCGACATCGCGCTGCGGGCCCTGTTCGAGACATTCCCCAACCTGACGCTCAGCGACCCCGGACAGGTCCCGCCCCACCAGGAGTCCTTCGTTGCCAACGGGTTCCGGGAGTTGTCCGTCCGCCTCTCGCCGGGACCGGCCGCCGTCTGA
- a CDS encoding aminoglycoside phosphotransferase family protein codes for MTASTRLPSPFHAWVESVLGPQDAVRDSSHARDNSHVWRVTGPAGDHYVKVAPKPILYTRETRAYRVAVPHLGHGNAPVLHDSSGELLALILTAVDGEPLKEEESPARRRTAHRQAGQLLRRFHDAMTGTLLQPEASAVVESTVAGLDKHLAEAGDHLSATEADLLRHLVSALPGCGPLPAGWRHGDFWERNLLWNGQRCALIDFERSEPGPCVADFVKLATSLWPDRPELRTALFEGYGRPLSEAEEFALAGFAAADAASALAYGPRHGDPLVTARGRRTVERLMQEGRL; via the coding sequence ATGACGGCCTCCACTCGCCTTCCCTCCCCCTTCCACGCCTGGGTGGAGAGCGTGCTGGGCCCCCAGGACGCTGTGCGGGACTCCTCGCACGCTCGCGACAACTCCCACGTGTGGAGGGTGACCGGACCCGCCGGCGACCACTACGTGAAGGTGGCGCCCAAGCCGATCCTGTACACGCGGGAGACCCGTGCCTACCGGGTAGCCGTCCCTCACCTCGGTCACGGCAACGCCCCGGTGCTGCATGACAGTTCTGGGGAGCTGCTCGCCCTGATCCTGACCGCCGTGGACGGCGAGCCGTTGAAGGAAGAGGAGTCACCCGCGCGCCGCCGCACGGCCCACCGGCAAGCCGGCCAGCTCCTGCGCCGCTTCCACGACGCGATGACCGGCACCCTGCTCCAGCCGGAAGCCAGCGCAGTCGTCGAGAGCACGGTGGCCGGCCTGGACAAGCACCTCGCCGAGGCCGGCGACCACCTGTCCGCCACGGAAGCCGACCTGCTGCGGCACCTGGTGAGCGCGCTGCCCGGCTGCGGGCCGTTACCGGCCGGGTGGCGGCACGGGGACTTCTGGGAGCGCAATCTGCTCTGGAACGGCCAGCGCTGCGCATTGATCGACTTCGAGCGCAGCGAACCGGGCCCCTGTGTCGCCGACTTCGTCAAACTCGCCACCTCGCTGTGGCCTGATCGTCCCGAGCTGCGGACCGCCCTGTTCGAGGGGTACGGCCGACCTCTGTCCGAGGCAGAGGAATTCGCGCTAGCAGGGTTCGCAGCAGCTGACGCCGCCAGCGCTCTCGCCTACGGTCCCCGGCACGGCGACCCGCTCGTGACTGCGCGCGGCCGGCGAACCGTCGAGCGCCTGATGCAGGAGGGCCGTCTGTGA
- a CDS encoding NUDIX domain-containing protein: protein MSNGPHLLIADVAQVLLRANGAALCVRRRPDAALAPGQLTVVGGHLEAGEPLDHAARREAEEETGVRISAEQQEFCGLVHHHVPGDGPDRITAVFVAQSWAGEPHNAEPHKHEGLFWVSMEKPPPGCHPYTTAIFHMLTHGPSYRALNWPTQGGTE from the coding sequence GTGAGCAACGGGCCTCACCTGCTGATCGCCGACGTGGCACAGGTCCTGCTCCGTGCAAACGGCGCCGCCCTGTGCGTACGTCGCAGACCGGACGCGGCCCTCGCACCAGGGCAACTCACCGTCGTGGGTGGCCATCTGGAGGCCGGCGAACCGCTCGACCACGCCGCGCGGCGCGAGGCGGAGGAAGAAACGGGGGTCCGCATCAGCGCCGAGCAGCAGGAGTTCTGCGGCCTCGTTCACCACCACGTACCCGGCGACGGCCCAGACCGGATCACCGCCGTCTTCGTCGCCCAGTCGTGGGCGGGCGAGCCGCACAACGCCGAGCCGCACAAGCACGAGGGGTTGTTCTGGGTGTCGATGGAGAAGCCCCCGCCGGGCTGCCATCCGTACACCACCGCCATCTTCCACATGCTCACCCACGGCCCGTCCTACCGGGCTCTGAACTGGCCGACGCAGGGAGGTACCGAGTGA
- a CDS encoding ABC transporter ATP-binding protein has translation MKRFFGKVRMAEPQVSEAERELFGGPLRYDMGWSQHEHAGLDLTMRSALRQMPRLVGAALRMAWSADRRALVAVAISELGQGIAAAVGLLAINAVMHALLGGGDAVERLHALLPGLLAAAGVAVVNSALAGWSTSRAGRLEPKVERIATTQYLAAATAVELEAIDDPDFRRLIDIAQYGPASARRMIGACVSAMNSSISLIATAGVLTVLHPALLPMLLVIAAPRGWGAMRVAQERYVSMMSWIEHVRASRLIGNLLTERTASQEVRIHAVGPFLLDRYRRMAASAESEQERLASSKAVTEWVASALSGLAMAATYGTMIWLVMAGHMSLAVAGTAVIAVRTGSASLGALVMNINQLHEESLYVRDHGQFLAEAAQRAIPETGSPVPDQVKQVSLEHVTYRYPDRDAPALDDVTLTFPMGSVTAVVGENGSGKSTLMKILSGLLLPHDGTVKWGEADISGLERAQVFHRVSLLTQDFQRWPVTAAMNIRIGRPDHDASAHDLQQSVDYAGAGPVTAKLPNGLDSMLGRMFRGAIELSGGEWQKVGLARTHWRSSTSQSDSVLIVDEPTSALDPEAEIAAFDRIRRLAAPHRAVVLVTHRMSGVRHADRIYVLNQGRLVEHGTHDDLMAAGGRYAAMFDTQAAQYAPTPNVPKPASPSVLDKA, from the coding sequence GTGAAGCGATTCTTCGGCAAGGTCCGCATGGCGGAGCCCCAGGTCTCCGAGGCAGAACGCGAGCTCTTCGGCGGGCCGTTGCGCTACGACATGGGCTGGTCCCAACACGAGCATGCGGGCCTGGACTTGACCATGCGCTCCGCGTTGCGCCAGATGCCCAGACTCGTCGGCGCTGCCCTGCGGATGGCCTGGAGCGCGGATCGCCGTGCGCTCGTGGCGGTGGCGATCAGCGAACTCGGTCAGGGCATTGCCGCCGCGGTCGGTCTGCTTGCCATCAACGCGGTCATGCACGCGCTGTTAGGGGGCGGAGACGCTGTCGAGCGGCTGCACGCCCTGTTGCCGGGCCTACTCGCCGCCGCAGGCGTCGCCGTCGTGAACTCCGCTCTGGCCGGGTGGTCGACCTCTCGGGCCGGCCGCCTGGAGCCGAAGGTCGAGCGGATCGCCACCACGCAGTACCTGGCCGCGGCCACCGCCGTCGAACTCGAAGCCATCGACGACCCGGACTTCCGGCGTCTGATCGACATCGCCCAGTACGGGCCCGCCTCCGCGCGCCGCATGATCGGCGCCTGTGTCTCCGCGATGAACAGCAGCATCTCGCTGATCGCCACGGCCGGTGTGCTCACCGTTCTGCATCCGGCGCTGCTGCCCATGCTCCTGGTCATCGCCGCGCCCCGCGGGTGGGGCGCCATGCGGGTGGCACAGGAGCGCTACGTATCAATGATGAGCTGGATCGAGCACGTGCGGGCCAGCCGCCTTATCGGCAACCTCCTCACCGAACGCACCGCCTCACAAGAAGTACGCATCCACGCCGTCGGTCCCTTCCTCCTCGACCGGTACCGGCGCATGGCCGCCAGCGCAGAGTCGGAGCAGGAGCGTCTGGCCTCCAGTAAGGCCGTCACCGAATGGGTCGCCTCCGCGCTGTCCGGGCTGGCGATGGCCGCCACCTACGGAACGATGATCTGGCTGGTCATGGCCGGTCACATGAGCCTCGCCGTCGCCGGCACCGCCGTGATCGCGGTACGGACCGGGTCGGCGAGCCTGGGCGCACTGGTGATGAACATCAACCAGCTGCACGAGGAGTCCCTCTACGTGCGGGACCACGGTCAGTTCCTGGCCGAAGCTGCCCAACGCGCTATCCCCGAGACCGGCAGTCCCGTCCCTGACCAGGTCAAGCAGGTCTCCCTGGAACACGTCACCTACCGGTATCCCGACCGCGACGCACCGGCTTTGGACGACGTCACGCTCACCTTCCCCATGGGTTCGGTCACCGCCGTCGTGGGCGAGAACGGCTCCGGCAAAAGCACCTTGATGAAGATCCTTTCCGGTCTGCTGCTGCCTCACGACGGCACGGTGAAGTGGGGCGAGGCCGACATCTCGGGGCTGGAACGGGCTCAGGTCTTCCACCGCGTCTCCCTGCTCACCCAGGACTTCCAGCGCTGGCCCGTCACGGCCGCGATGAACATCCGCATCGGTCGCCCTGACCACGACGCCTCGGCGCACGACCTGCAGCAGTCCGTCGACTACGCCGGAGCCGGGCCCGTCACCGCCAAACTCCCCAATGGGCTGGACAGCATGCTCGGCCGCATGTTCCGCGGAGCCATCGAACTCTCGGGCGGGGAGTGGCAGAAAGTGGGTCTGGCCCGCACCCACTGGCGTAGCTCAACATCGCAATCGGACAGCGTCCTGATTGTCGACGAGCCGACTTCCGCCCTCGACCCCGAAGCCGAGATCGCTGCCTTCGACCGCATCCGGCGCCTCGCCGCCCCGCACAGGGCCGTCGTCCTGGTCACCCACCGCATGTCCGGCGTCCGCCACGCCGACCGCATCTACGTCCTCAACCAAGGCCGCCTCGTCGAGCACGGCACCCACGACGACCTCATGGCCGCAGGCGGGCGGTACGCCGCCATGTTCGACACGCAGGCCGCCCAGTATGCCCCGACCCCGAATGTCCCGAAGCCTGCTTCGCCCAGCGTCCTGGACAAGGCATGA